The proteins below come from a single Acidovorax sp. NCPPB 4044 genomic window:
- a CDS encoding sigma-54-dependent transcriptional regulator: protein MTDPATFDADGPGPGTRPVYLIEDDALVRRAYGQALELAHITVRPFPHAQAALDAYAADPPAAVVTDIQMPGVDGMELLRLLRQRDAALPVVLVTGHGDVAMAVEAMRDGAYDFIEKPFSSERLLITVRRALERRALSDELQRLRARGAAEAGDPLAGLVGQSPGMAEVRRRVAALAPLGVDVLLHGETGAGKEVVARALHAASGRTGPFVAINCGALPETIIESELFGHEPGAFTGATRRRIGKIEYANEGTLLLDEIESMPQALQLRLLRVLQEREIERLGSNQSVPITCRFVAAAKADLKQWVARGQFRADLYYRLHVATIDLPPLRERPQDIPLLMAHFLAQAAARHGRPEPAWNDRDLAAWLAHDWPGNVRELRNAAERLCLGLPVEPVDGGPDSAPSLAARVDAFERKLLRDTLGLTQGNVARAAELLKMPRKTVYDKLQRHGIAPGGGAGREGER from the coding sequence ATGACCGACCCCGCGACCTTCGATGCCGATGGCCCTGGCCCGGGCACGCGCCCCGTCTACCTGATCGAGGACGACGCGCTGGTACGCCGCGCCTACGGCCAGGCCCTCGAACTGGCCCACATTACCGTGCGCCCCTTCCCCCACGCGCAGGCCGCGCTGGACGCCTATGCCGCGGACCCGCCCGCCGCCGTGGTGACCGACATCCAGATGCCCGGCGTGGACGGCATGGAGCTGCTGCGCCTGCTGCGGCAGCGGGATGCCGCGCTGCCCGTGGTGCTGGTCACCGGGCATGGCGATGTGGCGATGGCGGTGGAGGCCATGCGCGACGGGGCGTACGACTTCATCGAAAAGCCTTTCTCGTCCGAACGCCTGCTCATCACCGTGCGCCGCGCGCTGGAGCGCCGGGCCCTGTCCGACGAATTGCAGCGGCTGCGCGCGCGCGGCGCGGCCGAGGCGGGCGATCCGCTGGCCGGCCTGGTGGGGCAATCGCCGGGCATGGCCGAAGTGCGGCGGCGCGTGGCGGCGCTCGCACCGCTGGGCGTGGACGTGCTGCTGCACGGCGAGACCGGCGCCGGCAAGGAAGTGGTGGCCCGCGCGCTGCATGCGGCCAGCGGCCGCACCGGGCCCTTCGTGGCCATCAACTGCGGCGCACTGCCCGAGACCATCATCGAGAGCGAACTCTTCGGCCACGAGCCCGGCGCCTTCACGGGCGCCACGCGGCGGCGCATCGGCAAGATCGAATATGCCAACGAAGGCACGCTGCTGCTCGACGAGATCGAATCCATGCCGCAGGCCCTGCAGTTGCGGCTGCTGCGCGTGCTGCAGGAGCGCGAGATCGAACGCCTGGGCAGCAACCAGAGCGTGCCCATCACCTGCCGTTTCGTGGCCGCGGCCAAGGCCGACCTGAAGCAGTGGGTGGCGCGCGGCCAGTTCCGCGCCGACCTCTACTACCGCCTGCACGTGGCCACCATCGACCTGCCGCCGCTGCGCGAGCGGCCGCAGGACATCCCCCTGCTCATGGCCCACTTCCTTGCGCAGGCCGCCGCGCGCCACGGGCGGCCGGAGCCCGCATGGAACGACCGCGACCTGGCGGCCTGGCTGGCCCACGACTGGCCGGGCAACGTGCGCGAGTTGCGCAACGCCGCGGAGCGCCTGTGCCTGGGCCTGCCCGTCGAGCCCGTGGACGGCGGCCCGGATTCTGCCCCCTCGCTCGCCGCCCGCGTGGATGCCTTCGAACGCAAGCTGCTGCGCGACACGCTGGGCCTCACGCAGGGCAACGTGGCCCGCGCCGCCGAACTCCTCAAGATGCCGCGCAAGACGGTCTACGACAAGCTGCAGCGGCACGGGATCGCGCCGGGCGGCGGGGCGGGGCGCGAAGGCGAGCGTTAG
- a CDS encoding sensor histidine kinase, translating into MKPDRSLLIPGLAVLACVCAGALAYRWSLEAQLAGQQRAATQRLAFAAQSLESLLHRNEALPALLALDGGVGAALRRPDAANLRAANAFLGQAAALADVEAAYLMDTRGLTIAASNWELGTSFVGQNYRFRPYFESAMAGQTGRFYGVGATTGKPGYFIAAPLPAGAPAQGVVAVKMSLDAFEAALSAGGDTVLLADREGVVFLSTEADWRYRTLAPLGPGVRARLEGAQQYGSHALLPLDHGRGTRPADGTAVRLRRAGQERDFLLAARDVGPLGWQMLLLVDQNPARQEALVAGLAGGLCAALLLGLALYQRLDQQGQAERRASAARLQAAHGMLESQIARRTADLTEANTALQGRVRDLQHAEHILRGTRDAAVQAGKLAVLGQMAAGMSHELNQPLAALQTLSDNAIALDRQGRREDVAENLQLIGQLAARMGRIVRQLKSFVRKEAPVARACSVRDALDHALMLLAPRCTAVRARIDVQEFSPGLCVRADATRLEQVLVNLLRNGLDAVQDRPVREVRFACAVDGDGSGGTVRLRVSDTGGGIAPEARERLFEPFFTTKAGEGLGLGLAVSRIIVEGMGGTLAAADLPQGGAEFTVALPLAHPDT; encoded by the coding sequence CGGCCAGCAGCGCGCCGCCACCCAGCGGCTGGCCTTCGCCGCCCAGAGCCTCGAATCGCTCCTGCACCGCAACGAAGCGCTGCCCGCGCTGCTGGCGCTCGACGGCGGCGTGGGCGCCGCGCTGCGCCGGCCGGATGCCGCGAACCTGCGCGCCGCCAACGCCTTCCTGGGGCAGGCCGCGGCCCTGGCCGACGTGGAAGCGGCTTACCTGATGGACACCCGGGGCCTCACCATCGCGGCCAGCAACTGGGAGCTGGGCACCAGCTTCGTTGGCCAGAACTACCGGTTCCGCCCGTACTTCGAATCCGCCATGGCGGGGCAGACCGGCCGGTTCTACGGTGTGGGGGCCACCACCGGCAAACCCGGCTACTTCATCGCGGCGCCGCTGCCCGCCGGGGCGCCCGCGCAGGGCGTCGTGGCGGTCAAGATGTCGCTCGATGCGTTCGAGGCGGCGCTCTCCGCGGGCGGCGACACCGTGCTGCTGGCCGACCGCGAGGGCGTGGTCTTCCTCAGCACCGAAGCGGATTGGCGCTACCGCACGCTCGCGCCGCTCGGCCCCGGCGTGCGCGCGCGGCTGGAAGGCGCGCAGCAGTACGGCAGCCACGCGCTGCTGCCGCTGGACCATGGCCGAGGCACCCGGCCGGCCGACGGCACGGCGGTGCGGCTGCGGCGCGCGGGGCAGGAGCGCGATTTCCTGCTCGCCGCGCGCGATGTCGGGCCGCTGGGCTGGCAGATGCTGCTGCTGGTGGACCAGAACCCGGCACGCCAGGAAGCCCTGGTGGCCGGCCTGGCGGGCGGGCTCTGCGCCGCGCTGCTGCTGGGCCTGGCGCTCTACCAGCGGCTGGACCAGCAGGGCCAGGCCGAGCGCCGCGCCAGCGCCGCGCGCCTGCAGGCGGCCCACGGCATGCTGGAGTCGCAGATCGCGCGGCGCACCGCCGACCTGACCGAGGCCAACACCGCGCTGCAGGGCCGGGTGCGCGACCTGCAGCATGCCGAGCACATCCTGCGCGGCACGCGCGACGCGGCCGTGCAGGCCGGCAAGCTCGCCGTGCTCGGGCAGATGGCGGCCGGCATGAGCCACGAACTGAACCAGCCCCTGGCCGCGCTCCAGACCCTCTCGGACAATGCCATCGCGCTCGACCGCCAGGGCCGCCGCGAGGATGTCGCCGAGAACCTGCAGCTGATCGGCCAGCTCGCGGCCCGCATGGGGCGCATCGTGCGCCAGCTCAAGAGCTTCGTGCGCAAGGAAGCGCCCGTGGCGCGGGCCTGCAGCGTGCGCGATGCGCTGGACCACGCCCTCATGCTGCTCGCGCCGCGCTGCACCGCCGTGCGCGCACGCATCGACGTGCAGGAATTCAGCCCCGGCCTGTGCGTGCGCGCCGACGCCACGCGCCTGGAGCAGGTGCTGGTGAACCTGCTGCGCAATGGCCTGGACGCGGTGCAGGACCGGCCGGTGCGCGAAGTGCGCTTCGCCTGCGCGGTGGACGGGGACGGGAGCGGCGGCACGGTGCGGCTGCGCGTGTCCGACACCGGCGGCGGCATCGCACCCGAGGCCCGCGAGCGGCTGTTCGAGCCGTTCTTCACCACCAAGGCGGGCGAGGGGCTGGGGCTGGGGCTGGCCGTCTCGCGCATCATCGTCGAGGGCATGGGCGGCACGCTGGCTGCCGCCGACCTGCCGCAGGGGGGCGCCGAGTTCACTGTCGCCCTGCCGCTGGCCCACCCCGACACCTGA